A single genomic interval of Carassius carassius chromosome 24, fCarCar2.1, whole genome shotgun sequence harbors:
- the LOC132102748 gene encoding cytosolic 5'-nucleotidase 3-like, with protein MPEFEKSTVHIRDPERVEQIICSLIKGGASKLQIITDFDMTLSKFAVNGKRCPTCHNVIDNCKLVTEECRKKLLQLKDTYYPIEIDPHLTIEEKYPFMVEWYFKSHTLLVEQRLQKDKLPEIVRESDACLREGYEQFFDRLHQYSVPMFIFSAGLGDVLEEIIRQAGVYHTNVKVVSNFMDFDANGVLKGFKGELIHVYNKHDSALRNTEYFKELKHNGNVILLGDSLGDLNMADGVPNVENILKIGFLNDKVEERLENYMDSYDIVLVKDETLEVPNSILQKIL; from the exons ATGCCAGAGTTTGAGAAGAGCACCGTTCACATCAGAGACCCTGAGAGGGTGGAGCAGATTATCTGCAGTCTCATTAAAGGTGGAGCATCCAAACTGCAG ATCATCACAGATTTTGATATGACGTTAAGCAAGTTTGCTGTCAATGGAAAACGCTGCCCAACATGTCATA ATGTCATTGACAACTGCAAGCTGGTGACAGAAGAATGTAGGAAGAAG CTGCTCCAACTAAAGGATACGTATTATCCAATAGAGATAGACCCTCATCTGACCATAGAGGAGAAATATCCATTTATGGTGGAGTG GTATTTTAAGTCGCACACATTATTGGTAGAACAGAGATTGCAGAAGGACAAACTTCCAGAGATCGTGAGAGAGTCAGATGCCTGTCTGAG GGAAGGGTACGAGCAGTTCTTTGACCGGCTGCACCAGTACAGCGTTCCTATGTTCATTTTTTCTGCCGGTCTGGGAGATGTGCTGGAGGAAATTATCAGACAAGCTGGCGTCTACCACACCAATGTCAAAGTTGTGTCCAACTTCATGGACTTTGATGCCAAT GGCGTTCTGAAAGGCTTTAAAGGAGAGCTGATCCATGTTTACAACAAGCATGACAGTGCCCTGAGGAACACAGAGTATTTCAAAGAACTGAAGCACAATGGAAACGTTATTCTGCTGGGAGACTCTCTCGGTGATCTCAACATGGCAGATGGTGTGCCCAACGTAGAGAACATCCTCAAAATCGGCTTTCTTAATGACAAG GTGGAAGAGCGGTTAGAAAATTACATGGACTCTTACGATATAGTTCTGGTGAAGGATGAAACACTTGAAGTGCCTAATTCCATCCTACAGAAGATCTTATAA